In one window of Cololabis saira isolate AMF1-May2022 chromosome 23, fColSai1.1, whole genome shotgun sequence DNA:
- the LOC133424020 gene encoding solute carrier organic anion transporter family member 1C1-like, whose product MEDGAQDIGQTTSQQALCDSSNQKSRKSPGLSTLKLFIVALSFAYFSKALTGTYMKSSITQIERRFDLSSTQIGLIDGSFEMGNLLFLAVVSHFGAKLHRPRLIAMGCCLMSVGTFLTGLTHFFMGRYTYDTVIQVYQNDSVNIAACVDPLTSAEEPAILTTPSVEDNNACVRESGSSMWIYVFLGNALRGIGETPVTPLGISYIDDFAKPENSPFYIACLQTITLLGPMFGFLLGSYCAKLYVDIGYVDMESITITLEDARWVGAWWLGFMVSAGFLLISSIPFWFLPRSLPKQGDEELKSTPTVVTPDGPEDVPHGNHNLKLTEIAKGFLPSLKCLLGTPTYFLLLCASILKFNSFIGLFTFKAKYMEQQFGQSASRANFLIGVLNLPAVAVGIFLGGLLMRRYKLSVVSGAQLSFGTSFMAYLLLLLQFGTKCDNMPIAGLTVSYNGTQSVSYNEETLFSECNRDCSCSTNEWDPVCSDNGITYISPCLAGCLSSSGYSKDTVFHNCSCVSASFPAGSSMSVRLGQCPRAKDCRRSFTSYMAVSVLSSFINSLGATPGYMVIIRCISPELKSLALGIQTLVTRTLGGIPAPVYFGALIDSTCLKWSVKKCGGRGACRIYNSDMYRIVFLSLITCLSGSSYFFMTAVIILLRRQFWQPAGEPMTQKGNASKEIELKTPSKPTEETGVSPGSPKLVPAPKVGVRFSRDLREEEVDKAEELSQGYEPISTNTTQKPQSLTETTTEVTLHSSFGGNGEVECEETLSDVENERPAHCTDDKNKLENGS is encoded by the exons ATGGAGGACGGAGCCCAAGACATCGGACAGACGACCAGCCAACAGGCTCTGTGTGATTCCAGCAATCAGAAGAGCAGAAAATCCCCAGGCCTCTCCACTCTGAAA CTGTTTATCGTGGCCCTTTCCTTCGCCTACTTCTCCAAGGCCCTGACGGGCACCTACATGAAGAGCTCCATCACTCAGATCGAGAGACGCTTCGACCTCTCCAGCACTCAGATTGGGCTCATAGATGGCAGCTTTGAGATGG GAAACTTGCTTTTTTTAGCCGTCGTCAGTCATTTTGGGGCTAAGCTCCATCGGCCACGACTCATCGCTATGGGCTGCTGTCTTATGTCTGTTGGGACTTTTCTCACAGGCCTGACGCACTTCTTCATGGGACG CTACACGTATGACACAGTTATTCAGGTCTACCAGAACGACAGCGTGAACATCGCCGCCTGTGTGGATCCTCTGACAAGTGCAGAAGAGCCAGCAATTCTGACGACTCCTTCTGTGGAAGACAATAATG CCTGTGTGAGAGAGTCCGGCTCCAGCATGTGGATCTACGTGTTCCTGGGGAACGCCTTGCGAGGCATCGGAGAAACTCCCGTCACACCTTTGGGCATTTCCTACATCGACGACTTTGCAAAACCCGAAAACTCCCCGTTCTACATCG CTTGTCTTCAGACCATTACTCTCCTTGGCCCCATGTTTGGATTCCTCCTGGGCTCCTATTGTGCCAAACTATATGTTGACATCGGATATGTTGATATGG AAAGTATAACCATCACTCTGGAAGACGCCCGCTGGGTGGGCGCCTGGTGGTTGGGCTTCATGGTGTCTGCCGgcttcctcctcatctccagCATTCCCTTCTGGTTCTTGCCTCGCTCGCTGCCCAAACAGGGGGATGAGGAGTTAAAGTCGACCCCCACAGTTGTGACACCAGATGGGCCGGAAGATGTGCCGCACGGTAACCACAACCTCAAGCTGACTGAAATCGCTAAAG GGTTTCTTCCATCGCTGAAGTGCCTGCTGGGAACTCCTACTTACTTCCTGCTTCTTTGTGCGAGCATCCTGAAGTTCAACTCCTTCATCGGACTGTTCACTTTCAAAGCCAAATACATGGAGCAGCAGTTTGGACAGTCTGCATCCAGAGCTAACTTCCTTAtag gtgtgttaaaccTGCCGGCAGTTGCAGTGGGGATCTTCCTGGGAGGACTTCTGATGAGGAGGTACAAGCTGAGTGTGGTTTCAGGAGCTCAGCTCTCCTTTGGCACATCCTTCATGGCATATCTCCTCTTACTGCTGCAGTTTGGTACCAAGTGCGACAACATGCCTATTGCTGGCCTCACTGTCTCATACAACGG GACACAGAGTGTTTCATACAATGAAGAGACGCTCTTCTCCGAGTGTAACCGAGACTGTTCGTGTTCAACAAACGAGTGGGACCCCGTCTGCTCGGACAACGGGATCACTTACATCTCCCCGTGTTTGGCTGGCTGCCTCAGCTCCAGTGGATACAGCAAGGATACA GTCTTCCACAACTGCAGCTGCGTGTCCGCCTCCTTCCCAGCAGGCAGCTCTATGTCTGTGAGGCTGGGCCAGTGTCCTCGTGCCAAGGACTGCCGCCGCAGTTTTACCTCCTACATGGCTGTGTCTGTGCTCAGCTCCTTTATCAACTCTCTGGGAGCCACTCCTGGATATATGGTCATCATACG ATGCATCTCACCAGAGCTGAAATCACTGGCACTGGGGATTCAGACCTTGGTAACAAGGACTCTTG GTGGAATTCCAGCTCCGGTGTACTTTGGAGCTCTGATTGATTCGACTTGTCTGAAGTGGTCGGTTAAGAAGTGTGGGGGCAGGGGAGCATGCCGCATTTACAACTCCGATATGTACAG GATCGTGTTCTTGAGTCTGATCACGTGTCTCAGCGGCTCCTCCTATTTCTTCATGACGGCGGTCATCATCCTCCTCAGACGACAGTTTTGGCAACCAGCGGGGGAACCAATGACACAGAAAGGAAACGCTTCAAAGGAAATAGAACTTAAGACTCCGTCAAAGCCCACCGAGGAGACCGGTGTTAGCCCCGGAAGTCCAAAGCTGGTTCCCGCCCCGAAGGTGGGTGTTAGGTTTTCCAGGGATTTGAGAGAAGAAGAGGTTGATAAGGCGGAGGAGCTCTCTCAAGGATATGAACCCATCTCCACAAACACCACGCAGAAGCCTCAAAGCCTCACAGAGACTACGACCGAAGTCACCCTCCATTCTTCCTTTGGAGGAAACGGGGAGGTGGAGTGTGAGGAAACTTTATCAGACGTTGAAAACGAAAGACCGGCTCATTGCACAGATGATAAGAACAAGTTAGAGAATGGAagttag
- the LOC133424157 gene encoding skin calcitonin gene-related peptide: MDHLRVPVLLLMVLVLLRCVTAAPNRRYFSPSSSYEQESAPPDGESWSFPELMSNPFLGLLGTRPQRELTGINSHQLQKRKCNTATCVTQRLADFLVRSSNTIGTVYVPTDVGSNAYGKRELRQLRGFLSL, encoded by the exons ATGGATCACCTGAGGGTGCCTGTGCTTCTCCTCATGGTGCTTGTGTTGCTGCGCTGCGTCACCGCTGCTCCAAACCGCCG CTACTTCAGTCCCAGCTCGTCCTACGAGCAGGAAAGTGCTCCTCCAGATGGTGAAAGCTGGTCCTTCCCCGAGCTCATGTCCAACCCGTTCCTAGGACTCCTCGGCACGCGGCCTCAACGGGAGCTAACGGGGATCAATAG TCATCAGTTACAGAAAAGAAAGTGCAACACGGCCACCTGCGTGACCCAGAGGTTAGCAGACTTCCTGGTCCGGTCCAGTAACACTATCGGCACCGTCTACGTCCCCACCGACGTGGGCTCCAACGCCTACGGCAAAAGGGAGCTCCGGCAGCTTCGTGGCTTCCTGTCTCTCTAG